Proteins found in one Streptococcus anginosus subsp. whileyi MAS624 genomic segment:
- the gatA gene encoding Asp-tRNA(Asn)/Glu-tRNA(Gln) amidotransferase subunit GatA: MTLNQKTIEELHDLLVKKELSAVELTKATLEDIKSRESSVDSFITISEEEALAQAAAVDAKGIDADNFMSGIPLAVKDNISTKGILTTAASKILYNYKPIFDATSVEKLHEKDMIVIGKTNMDEFAMGGSSENSYFKTTKNAWDATKVPGGSSGGSATAVASGQVRLSLGSDTGGSIRQPASFNGVVGLKPTYGRVSRFGLIAFGSSLDQIGPFSRTVKENAQLLGVIAGNDKKDSTSSQRTVPDFTSKIGQDIKGLKIALPKEYMGDGIDEKVKERILAAAKHLESLGAIVEEVSLPHSKYGVAVYYIIASSEASSNLQRFDGIRYGYRADEIENLEDVYVKSRSQGFGEEVKRRIMLGTFSLSSGYYDAYFKKAGQVRTLIMQDFAKVFEKYDLILGPTAPTVAYDLGTQSHDPVAMYLADLLTIPVNLAGLPGISIPAGFADGLPVGLQLIGNHFDEETIYQVAAAFEATTDYHKQKPVIFGGEK; this comes from the coding sequence ATGACTTTAAACCAAAAAACAATTGAAGAATTGCATGATCTCCTTGTCAAAAAGGAACTTTCAGCAGTTGAGCTGACGAAAGCTACTCTGGAAGATATTAAGAGTCGAGAAAGTTCCGTTGATAGCTTTATTACGATTAGTGAAGAAGAAGCATTGGCACAGGCAGCAGCAGTAGACGCGAAGGGAATTGATGCAGATAATTTTATGAGCGGGATTCCACTGGCTGTTAAGGACAATATTTCTACTAAGGGGATTTTAACGACAGCTGCGTCAAAAATTCTTTACAATTATAAACCAATTTTTGATGCAACCAGTGTAGAAAAACTCCATGAGAAAGATATGATTGTCATTGGTAAGACCAATATGGATGAATTTGCCATGGGCGGCTCCAGTGAAAATTCTTATTTTAAGACTACGAAAAATGCTTGGGACGCTACAAAAGTTCCCGGTGGTTCATCTGGTGGTTCAGCGACAGCAGTTGCTTCTGGTCAAGTTCGCCTGTCTCTAGGTTCTGATACCGGTGGTTCGATCCGTCAGCCAGCTTCCTTTAATGGAGTGGTCGGACTGAAGCCAACTTATGGGCGTGTTTCTCGTTTTGGACTCATTGCTTTTGGGAGCTCGTTGGATCAAATTGGACCTTTTTCTCGGACGGTTAAAGAAAATGCTCAGCTTTTGGGCGTAATTGCAGGAAATGATAAAAAAGACTCAACCTCTTCTCAACGAACTGTTCCTGATTTCACTAGTAAGATTGGTCAAGATATTAAAGGATTGAAAATTGCTCTTCCGAAAGAATATATGGGCGACGGGATTGATGAAAAAGTCAAGGAACGCATTTTAGCGGCTGCCAAGCATCTGGAAAGTTTGGGAGCGATTGTTGAAGAAGTTAGCCTGCCCCACAGCAAATACGGGGTAGCAGTCTATTATATCATCGCTTCTTCTGAAGCCAGCTCTAACTTGCAACGTTTTGACGGGATTCGTTATGGCTATCGGGCAGATGAGATTGAAAACTTAGAAGATGTTTATGTCAAGTCTCGTAGCCAAGGTTTCGGTGAGGAAGTGAAGCGCCGGATTATGCTCGGAACGTTTAGTCTATCTTCTGGTTATTACGATGCTTATTTCAAGAAAGCAGGTCAAGTTCGGACGCTCATTATGCAGGATTTTGCCAAGGTCTTTGAAAAGTATGACTTGATTTTGGGACCAACTGCGCCGACGGTTGCTTACGATTTAGGAACTCAAAGTCACGATCCAGTAGCTATGTATTTGGCTGACCTTTTGACCATTCCGGTCAATTTAGCAGGGCTTCCTGGCATTTCCATTCCAGCAGGCTTTGCGGATGGTCTGCCGGTTGGGCTGCAATTGATTGGAAATCATTTTGATGAAGAGACGATTTACCAAGTAGCAGCTGCTTTTGAAGCAACGACAGACTACCACAAGCAAAAACCAGTCATTTTTGGAGGTGAAAAATAA
- the gatB gene encoding Asp-tRNA(Asn)/Glu-tRNA(Gln) amidotransferase subunit GatB, producing the protein MNFETIIGLEVHVELKTNSKIFSPAPAHFGEDPNTNTNIIDWSFPGVLPVMNKGVIDYGIKAALALNMDIHQKMHFDRKNYFYPDNPKAYQISQFDEPIGYNGWIEIELEDGTTKKIRIERAHLEEDAGKNTHGSDGYSYVDLNRQGVPLIEIVSEADMRSPEEAYAYLTALKEIIQYTGISDVKMEEGSMRVDANISIRPYGQEEFGTKTELKNLNSFNFVRKGLVFEEKRQAEILRSGGQIRQETRRYDEATGETLLMRVKEGSADYRYFPEPDLPNFEIDDSWIEAVRSDLPAFPKERRAKYKADFGLSDYDAKQLTATKNISDFFEAAVTAGGDAKSVSNWLQGEVAQYLNVEGKTIEEIDLTPVNLTEMLSLVADGTISSKIAKKVFVHLAKNGGSAKEYVEKAGLVQISDPAQLFPIIQDVFANNEKAINDYKGGNKNAAKSLIGQLMKATKGQANPQVAQKLLNEELAKL; encoded by the coding sequence ATGAACTTTGAAACGATTATTGGACTAGAAGTCCACGTTGAATTAAAAACAAATTCAAAAATTTTCTCACCAGCACCAGCTCATTTCGGAGAAGATCCAAATACCAACACCAATATCATTGACTGGTCTTTCCCAGGTGTCCTGCCAGTGATGAACAAGGGAGTTATTGATTACGGTATCAAAGCTGCTCTGGCGCTCAATATGGATATTCATCAAAAAATGCACTTTGACCGCAAGAATTATTTTTATCCAGATAATCCTAAAGCCTATCAAATTTCTCAATTTGATGAGCCGATTGGCTACAATGGCTGGATTGAGATTGAACTAGAAGACGGTACGACTAAGAAAATTCGCATTGAGCGGGCTCATTTGGAAGAGGACGCTGGCAAGAACACTCATGGCAGCGATGGTTATTCTTATGTTGACCTTAATCGTCAAGGGGTGCCTTTGATTGAGATTGTTTCAGAAGCTGATATGCGCAGTCCAGAAGAAGCTTACGCTTACTTAACGGCGCTCAAAGAAATTATCCAGTATACGGGTATTTCTGACGTCAAAATGGAAGAAGGCTCCATGCGCGTGGATGCCAATATTTCTATCCGTCCTTATGGCCAAGAAGAGTTTGGAACCAAGACAGAATTGAAAAATCTTAATTCCTTCAATTTTGTTCGCAAGGGCTTGGTTTTTGAGGAAAAACGTCAGGCTGAGATTTTGCGTAGCGGTGGTCAGATTCGTCAAGAAACTCGCCGTTACGATGAAGCAACAGGTGAAACTCTTTTGATGCGGGTCAAGGAAGGTTCAGCTGATTATCGTTATTTCCCAGAGCCAGATTTACCAAACTTTGAGATTGATGACAGCTGGATTGAGGCGGTGCGTTCAGATTTACCAGCCTTTCCAAAAGAACGTCGGGCTAAGTACAAGGCAGATTTTGGATTGTCAGACTATGATGCCAAGCAATTAACAGCAACGAAGAACATCTCAGATTTCTTTGAAGCTGCAGTGACAGCGGGCGGAGACGCAAAATCTGTGTCAAACTGGCTCCAAGGTGAGGTCGCTCAGTACCTCAATGTGGAAGGTAAAACCATTGAAGAAATCGATTTGACACCAGTCAACTTGACTGAAATGTTGAGTTTGGTGGCAGACGGTACGATTTCCTCTAAAATTGCCAAAAAAGTCTTTGTTCATTTGGCGAAAAATGGTGGTTCAGCCAAGGAATACGTTGAAAAAGCTGGCTTGGTGCAGATTTCTGATCCAGCGCAGCTATTTCCAATCATTCAGGACGTTTTTGCTAACAATGAAAAAGCCATCAACGACTACAAGGGTGGTAACAAAAATGCAGCCAAATCCCTGATTGGTCAGCTCATGAAAGCTACCAAAGGTCAAGCCAATCCACAAGTAGCTCAAAAGCTGCTTAATGAGGAATTGGCGAAGTTGTAA